A window of Eriocheir sinensis breed Jianghai 21 chromosome 42, ASM2467909v1, whole genome shotgun sequence genomic DNA:
GGTTGTCATGCGCCCCGGGGGGTGGGGGCGGTGCTGGGCGGCGGCAACATGTGCTGGCAACATGGCGCCGCTGGTGGCGGTGTGagtcagcggcggcggtggtggtggtggtggtggtgtgttaccCGAGCCGTGTGTTGGTGGCGGGCAGCAACACAGCCTCGGGTGTTGCAGGGAAACACAGCTCCTCGACAGCGTAGGTTTAATTGGTAATGATATGCAAATACGAGCTGAAGCCTGACATACAAAACACGGCGCGGGGCACGGCCCGTCCTCTGCACGTACACTCGCCTATGTACACAtgtacacacgtacacacgcctCTGTACACACTACAATACTGAACGCGGCGCCGCCCGCCACGTATACTGTCCGTGccgcgtgtctgtctgtccgtgcgGCGGGGCACTCACGGGCACCGGGCGGGGCAGCGCCAGGCATGGATACAGTAATCACAGGTGTGGCCCGGGGGCCGCCGCCTCACAGGTCGTAGGGCAGCAGGTCGTGGCGGGGGTCCACGTACACGTGCGGGGAGGTGACGCTGGGGGGGGCGGAGGGCGCCAGGCTGGGCGGGCCGCCCCCCGCGGTGCTCGGggcccccccgccccgccccgcctcctcCCGCTCCTGTCATACGTGGGACAGCGGCAGCGTCTTGCTGACGGGCCCCAGGTGGGAGGCCACGCTGGCGGCGGTGCCCTGCGCgctgagcggcggcggcgggaaggaGCCGCACGAGGGCGCCGCGGACTGCTTGATGGGCCGCGTGGGGTAGTCGTAGGTGTGGCCGTGGGCGGCGGGACACAGGCGGCGGTAGAAGCGGCGCCAGGAGCCCAGCGTCTTGCCGGACCAGATCCAGAAGCCGGCCGTGATGCCCACCACCAGCGTCATGAAGTAGCGCAGCATGAGCACCGAGTAGTCGGGCCGCTCGCCGCGGTAGGGGCTGCACGGGCACACCAACGCCTCCTGCCAGCGGTCCATGTAGAGCTGCTCGTAGAAGTAGCAGCCGATGACGATGGTGGCGGGCACGGTGTAGAGGACGCTGAACACGCCGATGCGGATCATCAGCTTCTCCAGCTTCTCCGTCTTGGTGCGGCCCTGCTGCTTGATCACGTTCCGGATGCGGAACAGGCTGACGAAGCCCGCCAGCAGGAAGCAGGAGCCCAGCAGCAGGTAGAGGAAGAGCGGCGCCAGCACGAAGCCGCGCAGGTTGGTCAGGTTCTGGTTGCCGACGTAGCAGATGCCGGCCACGGCGTCCCCGTCCACGGCGGCCGTCATGAGCACGGCGATGCTCTGCACGGTGGGGATGAGCCAGGCCGCCAGGTGGAACCAGGTGGAGTAGCCGGCGATGGCCTCGTTGCCCCACTTGAGGCCCGCCGCCAGGAACCAGGTGAAGGCCAGCACCACCCACCAGATGCTGGACGCCATGCCGAAGAAGTAGACGAGCAGGAACACGGTGGTGCAGAGGCCCGAGTCGTGTGGGTTGTGGCGCACCAGGTGGTAGTTGTAGATGATCATGCTGCCGTCGCAGGCCACGTCGTCGTGCCCGGCGGCCAGGCGGATCACGTAGCCCAGCGACACCATGAAGTAGCAGCCgctcaggaagatgatggggcGCTCGGGGTACTTGAAGCGGTCCATGTCGAtgaggaaggtggtgatggtggtgagcgtCGACACGCCGCACAGCACCGCCCACGTGGTGATCCACACGCCCGCGAAGGTGCGCTCCTCGGAGCTGAAGTAGGCGGCGTGGCAGGGCAGCGCACAGTCCGCCACGGGCCCGACGCTGAACGACTGGTTGTTGCTGCGCCCGAACTGGCGGTAGGCGGCGTCGGGCTGCACCAGCGGCAGCTTGCACGAGCACTGGCACGCGTCCTGCGCCGCCTTGGGGCAGTAGCGGGAGTTCTTGCCCTCGCACTCCTTGTCCAGGGACGTGGTGGACATCTTGGTGGTCTTGCGCTCCGGCGCCGAGCCATTGCTCTTGTCCATGCACAGGTGGTCCGAGTCGCCGTACTCAGGCAGCTTGGAGCAGTCCATGCGCTCCGGCCACTCGAAGCCGTACTGGTGCATGATGGGCGCGCAGCCCGCCTTGGCCCGCTCGCACACGCTGCGGCAGGCGGGCAGCGGCTTGTCGTAGTCGTCGATGCAGATGGGCGCGTACACGGAGCACAGGAAGAACTTGAGGTCGGGCGAGCACAGAATTTCGACGAGCGGCCAGAACTGGTGCACCTCGAGGCCCGCCTCCTCCTGGCTGTCGTGGTTGAACTGGTTGGGCATGGACGTGTTGTTGTAGCCGATGCCGCGGCACATGGGGATGGTGATCTCCTCGCAGCGCGACTCCTTGGCCGTCTCGCCCTCGGTGGCGCCCGCCAGCgtggccagcagcagcagcacggaGGACACACACACGGAGCTGGCCATGGCGGGGCAGGGGCGGGGCGCAGGGCGGCGAGGGGCTCAGG
This region includes:
- the LOC127010020 gene encoding frizzled-5-like, which gives rise to MASSVCVSSVLLLLATLAGATEGETAKESRCEEITIPMCRGIGYNNTSMPNQFNHDSQEEAGLEVHQFWPLVEILCSPDLKFFLCSVYAPICIDDYDKPLPACRSVCERAKAGCAPIMHQYGFEWPERMDCSKLPEYGDSDHLCMDKSNGSAPERKTTKMSTTSLDKECEGKNSRYCPKAAQDACQCSCKLPLVQPDAAYRQFGRSNNQSFSVGPVADCALPCHAAYFSSEERTFAGVWITTWAVLCGVSTLTTITTFLIDMDRFKYPERPIIFLSGCYFMVSLGYVIRLAAGHDDVACDGSMIIYNYHLVRHNPHDSGLCTTVFLLVYFFGMASSIWWVVLAFTWFLAAGLKWGNEAIAGYSTWFHLAAWLIPTVQSIAVLMTAAVDGDAVAGICYVGNQNLTNLRGFVLAPLFLYLLLGSCFLLAGFVSLFRIRNVIKQQGRTKTEKLEKLMIRIGVFSVLYTVPATIVIGCYFYEQLYMDRWQEALVCPCSPYRGERPDYSVLMLRYFMTLVVGITAGFWIWSGKTLGSWRRFYRRLCPAAHGHTYDYPTRPIKQSAAPSCGSFPPPPLSAQGTAASVASHLGPVSKTLPLSHV